In one Erythrobacteraceae bacterium WH01K genomic region, the following are encoded:
- a CDS encoding UdgX family uracil-DNA binding protein (This protein belongs to the uracil DNA glycosylase superfamily, members of which act in excision repair of DNA. However, it belongs more specifically to UdgX branch, whose founding member was found to bind uracil in DNA (where it does not belong), without cleaving it, appears to promote DNA repair by a pathway involving RecA, rather than base excision.) has product MTALQHVKLGTYYVVHLPRPDDFDFWREKARALVQCDVPPDRVAWVEPGGSGDLFAHGDTRLPTPPADAPQVRASKRFQQLAKNASLHSDPDRFALLYRLLWRLQTNPRIMEDKADSDVRKLEELDKNVRRDSHKMHAFVRFRQVEDEDGAEHYVAWFEPDHHIVRANAGFFRRRFANMKWSILTPRGTLHWDGDTMREGPPARREDAPSGDPVEELWRKYYASIFNPARLKVGAMLSEMPMKYWKNLPEASLIPELIAGAQTREAQMVDAGASKFAEEFEEKPSTLEAIDKAIHACRKCPIGALENTAVMGEGPQDAALMIVGEQPGDQEDMAGRPFVGPAGQLLDQHLEKAGIRRSAAYVTNAVKHFKYVQRGKRRIHQSPGAKEIDTCRWWNEAERAIVQPKLVLAMGASAARGMLGKTVSISRARGEPIAMEDGSELWITAHPSYLLRLDGAAREEQARLFDADLAAVKERLDELAG; this is encoded by the coding sequence ATGACGGCGCTCCAGCACGTGAAGCTCGGCACCTATTACGTGGTGCATCTTCCCCGGCCCGACGACTTCGATTTCTGGCGGGAAAAGGCGCGGGCCCTTGTCCAGTGCGATGTGCCGCCCGACCGGGTTGCATGGGTCGAGCCTGGCGGTTCGGGCGATCTCTTCGCTCATGGGGATACCAGGCTGCCGACACCGCCTGCCGATGCGCCGCAGGTACGGGCGAGCAAGCGTTTCCAGCAATTGGCGAAGAACGCATCGCTTCATTCCGATCCCGACCGATTCGCGCTGCTCTACCGTTTGTTGTGGCGTCTCCAGACCAATCCGCGGATCATGGAGGACAAGGCCGACAGCGATGTCCGCAAGCTGGAAGAACTGGACAAGAACGTCCGGCGCGACAGCCACAAGATGCATGCCTTCGTCCGGTTCCGGCAGGTCGAGGATGAGGACGGCGCCGAACACTATGTCGCCTGGTTCGAGCCCGATCATCACATCGTGCGCGCCAATGCCGGCTTCTTCCGCCGCCGCTTTGCCAACATGAAATGGTCGATCCTGACGCCCAGGGGCACGCTGCACTGGGATGGCGATACGATGCGCGAAGGCCCGCCCGCCCGGCGCGAGGATGCGCCCAGCGGCGATCCGGTCGAGGAGCTGTGGCGCAAGTATTACGCATCCATCTTCAATCCGGCGCGTTTGAAGGTCGGGGCGATGCTGTCCGAAATGCCCATGAAATACTGGAAGAACCTGCCCGAGGCTTCGCTCATTCCCGAGCTGATTGCCGGGGCGCAGACACGCGAGGCGCAGATGGTCGATGCAGGGGCGTCGAAATTCGCAGAGGAGTTCGAGGAGAAGCCAAGCACGCTCGAGGCGATCGACAAGGCGATCCATGCCTGCCGCAAATGCCCCATAGGCGCGCTCGAAAATACCGCCGTCATGGGGGAAGGACCGCAAGACGCCGCTCTCATGATCGTGGGGGAGCAGCCGGGCGATCAGGAGGACATGGCCGGGCGGCCCTTTGTCGGCCCCGCAGGACAATTGCTGGACCAGCATCTGGAGAAGGCGGGTATCAGGCGCAGTGCGGCCTATGTCACCAATGCGGTAAAGCACTTCAAATATGTCCAGCGCGGGAAGCGGCGAATCCACCAGAGCCCGGGGGCGAAGGAGATCGATACCTGTCGCTGGTGGAACGAGGCAGAGCGCGCGATCGTGCAGCCGAAACTGGTGCTGGCGATGGGCGCGAGTGCAGCGCGCGGAATGCTTGGCAAGACCGTCAGTATTTCCAGGGCCCGGGGCGAGCCCATTGCAATGGAAGACGGCAGCGAATTGTGGATCACGGCGCACCCGTCCTACCTGCTCCGTCTCGACGGGGCAGCGCGCGAGGAACAGGCGCGCCTGTTCGATGCCGACCTTGCCGCCGTGAAGGAACGGTTGGACGAACTTGCAGGCTGA
- a CDS encoding error-prone DNA polymerase: MPDQPLTPDKRTLEIDPDLIDAPPRASFVELGLVTCFSFLRGASDAVDLAMRARSAGYDAIGIADVNSMAGVVRLHTEAKTLKLQPVIGCRIETVEGLGFLAYPTDRTAYGRLCQLISAGRMRTLDGGWQEKGECAISLSMLARHAEGVQLILLPPRNLDAELAIEVPSNVVDFPQPSGGSPAPDTASARREGRVLSGPLPDLLPHLASLLPTLRHLAASHLHLGDDVARIDRLDALARAHGLGLLATNDVHYATADRRPLQDVMTAIRHKTTVAQAGHRLHGNGERYLKSPQVMEKLFERWPHAIRAARDVADACSFSLDELRYEYPEEIYPGGMEPQNYLEQATWDGAKWRYPNGLPETVRETLHKELALIGKMDLARYFLTIKDIVDFAREKVDPPILCQGRGSAANSAVCFCLGITSVDPAHHQLLFDRFISEDRNEPPDIDVDFEHERREEVIQYLYRKYGRHRAGLAATVIHYRPRLAIREVGKAMGLSEDVTGALAKTVWGGWGKEIGEGHVAETGMDVEDPHLKRVLALTRQMIGMPRHLSQHVGGFILTEGALTKTVPVGNGAMPDRSFIEWDKDDIEALGILKVDVLALGMLTCIRKCLDLLENHHERPLELASVPREDPETYAMLRKGDSLGVFQVESRAQMNMLPRLRPREFYDLVIQVAIVRPGPIQGDMVHPYLKRRRGAEQVQIPAPSPDHGPPDELSSILERTLGVPIFQEQAMKIALDAAQFSSKEANRLRKAMATFRSRGMVDELQDMMVERMVLRGYDREFAQRCFNQIRGFGEYGFPESHAASFAHLVYVSSWLKCHFPAAFACALLNSQPMGFYAPAQIVRDAAEHGVEILPADVNRSQWDCTLETVARAGSGHDDPPDKRDTGRLDTHLGLRLGLRQIDGLPEHIAAGLVAERVENGAYADVRSLRDRTGTGPGHIERLASADAFGSLGLPRRQALWDARSLVAGPDLPLFRAAEERDEGAEKRITRLPQMPLSEEVVADYQTTRLSLKAHPMAFLRAGLAERGFVRACDLRDRKFRSMVQVAGVVLIRQRPGSAKGVCFITLEDETGVINLVVWPDLKEKQRKVVMGARLMEVRGRVEYDDEVIHVIAHHMTDATQSLHQLSDDMLNAPVARADHVNSPLPAKFGPRDNLREGKDDPHAGTDAERPLPVEPWEPPPAGNRECGNHGGHPRNVRIIPKSRDFH, encoded by the coding sequence ATGCCGGACCAGCCTCTCACCCCCGACAAACGCACTCTGGAGATCGATCCGGACCTGATCGACGCGCCACCGCGCGCATCCTTTGTCGAACTGGGGCTTGTTACCTGCTTCAGTTTCCTGCGCGGGGCATCGGACGCCGTCGATCTGGCCATGCGCGCACGGTCGGCGGGATATGATGCGATAGGGATTGCCGACGTCAATTCCATGGCCGGCGTCGTTCGCCTTCATACAGAAGCGAAAACGCTGAAGTTGCAACCGGTTATCGGATGCAGGATCGAAACGGTCGAAGGTCTCGGTTTCTTGGCCTACCCGACCGATCGCACAGCCTATGGACGGCTGTGCCAGTTGATCAGCGCCGGCCGCATGCGCACGCTCGATGGTGGATGGCAGGAAAAGGGTGAGTGCGCGATCAGCCTGTCGATGCTGGCCCGGCATGCCGAGGGCGTGCAACTCATCCTCCTGCCGCCGCGCAATCTCGATGCCGAACTGGCCATCGAAGTGCCGAGCAACGTGGTCGATTTTCCGCAGCCATCAGGTGGAAGCCCCGCGCCGGACACCGCCTCCGCCCGACGAGAGGGGCGTGTTCTCTCCGGTCCATTGCCGGACCTGCTTCCGCATCTGGCCAGCCTGTTGCCGACGCTGCGACATCTTGCCGCCAGCCACCTTCACCTTGGCGACGATGTTGCGCGGATCGACCGGCTCGATGCCCTGGCGAGGGCTCATGGGCTCGGCCTGCTGGCGACCAACGACGTTCATTACGCAACCGCGGACAGGCGTCCGTTACAGGATGTCATGACCGCGATCCGCCACAAGACGACCGTGGCGCAGGCAGGGCACCGTTTGCACGGAAACGGGGAGCGGTATCTCAAATCGCCGCAAGTGATGGAAAAGCTGTTCGAACGCTGGCCCCATGCCATCAGGGCGGCGCGCGATGTGGCGGATGCTTGCAGCTTCAGCCTCGACGAACTGCGATACGAATATCCGGAGGAAATCTATCCCGGCGGGATGGAGCCCCAGAATTATCTCGAACAGGCTACGTGGGACGGTGCAAAATGGCGCTATCCCAATGGTTTGCCGGAAACTGTTCGTGAAACTCTGCACAAGGAACTGGCGCTGATCGGCAAGATGGATCTTGCCCGCTACTTCCTGACGATCAAGGACATCGTCGACTTCGCGCGCGAGAAGGTCGATCCGCCGATCCTGTGCCAGGGGCGGGGCAGCGCGGCCAATTCGGCCGTCTGTTTCTGTCTCGGCATTACGTCCGTCGATCCGGCGCATCACCAGCTCCTCTTCGACCGCTTCATCTCCGAAGACCGGAACGAGCCGCCCGATATCGATGTCGATTTCGAACACGAACGGCGCGAGGAGGTTATCCAGTACCTCTATCGCAAATATGGACGACACCGTGCCGGACTGGCGGCGACGGTGATCCATTATCGTCCGCGCTTGGCCATCCGCGAGGTAGGCAAGGCGATGGGGCTGTCGGAAGATGTCACCGGGGCGCTGGCCAAGACGGTCTGGGGCGGATGGGGCAAGGAAATCGGCGAGGGCCATGTCGCGGAAACCGGCATGGACGTGGAAGATCCGCACCTGAAGCGGGTTCTCGCGCTAACTCGCCAAATGATTGGAATGCCGCGACATCTTTCCCAGCACGTCGGTGGTTTCATCCTGACCGAAGGGGCGCTGACCAAGACCGTCCCGGTCGGCAATGGCGCCATGCCGGACCGCAGTTTCATCGAATGGGACAAGGACGATATCGAGGCGCTTGGCATATTGAAGGTCGACGTGCTCGCGCTGGGCATGCTGACCTGCATCAGGAAATGCCTCGATCTGCTTGAAAACCATCACGAAAGACCACTGGAACTGGCGAGCGTCCCGCGAGAGGATCCGGAAACCTACGCCATGCTGCGCAAGGGCGACTCCCTGGGCGTGTTCCAGGTGGAGAGCCGGGCACAGATGAACATGCTGCCCCGGCTGAGGCCGCGCGAATTCTACGACCTCGTCATCCAGGTGGCGATCGTGCGGCCGGGGCCGATCCAGGGCGACATGGTGCATCCCTATCTCAAGCGGCGGCGGGGCGCGGAGCAGGTACAGATCCCGGCGCCTTCGCCAGACCACGGCCCGCCGGACGAGCTTTCGAGCATTCTCGAACGTACGCTGGGCGTTCCCATTTTCCAGGAACAGGCGATGAAGATCGCTCTCGACGCGGCGCAATTTTCCTCGAAGGAAGCAAATCGGCTGCGCAAGGCCATGGCGACGTTCCGTAGCCGCGGGATGGTCGACGAATTGCAGGACATGATGGTCGAAAGGATGGTCCTGCGCGGCTACGACCGGGAGTTCGCCCAGCGCTGCTTCAACCAGATCAGGGGGTTCGGCGAATACGGCTTTCCGGAAAGCCATGCGGCCAGCTTTGCGCATCTGGTCTATGTCTCGAGCTGGCTGAAATGCCATTTCCCCGCGGCCTTCGCCTGCGCGCTGCTGAATTCGCAGCCCATGGGGTTCTACGCCCCGGCCCAGATCGTGCGCGACGCGGCGGAACACGGGGTCGAGATATTGCCGGCGGATGTGAACCGCAGCCAGTGGGACTGCACGCTGGAAACCGTCGCAAGAGCCGGGAGCGGACATGACGACCCGCCGGACAAGCGCGATACCGGCCGCCTCGACACCCATCTCGGCCTGAGGCTAGGTCTCCGGCAGATCGATGGCCTGCCCGAACATATTGCCGCCGGACTGGTGGCAGAACGCGTGGAAAACGGCGCCTATGCCGATGTTCGCAGCCTGCGGGACCGGACGGGGACCGGGCCCGGCCATATCGAACGGCTCGCCAGTGCCGATGCCTTCGGCTCTCTCGGACTGCCGCGCAGGCAGGCGCTGTGGGATGCGCGCAGCCTGGTTGCAGGGCCGGACCTGCCCCTGTTCCGTGCGGCAGAGGAGCGCGACGAGGGGGCGGAGAAGCGTATCACCCGCCTGCCGCAAATGCCTCTGAGCGAGGAGGTGGTGGCGGATTACCAGACCACGCGGCTCAGCCTGAAGGCGCACCCGATGGCGTTTCTGCGCGCGGGCCTCGCAGAACGCGGTTTCGTGCGCGCATGCGACCTGCGCGACCGCAAGTTTCGCTCCATGGTGCAGGTCGCGGGCGTGGTCCTGATCCGTCAGCGGCCGGGCAGCGCGAAGGGTGTGTGCTTCATCACGCTGGAAGACGAAACCGGCGTCATCAACCTGGTGGTCTGGCCCGATCTCAAGGAGAAGCAGCGCAAGGTTGTGATGGGCGCCCGCCTGATGGAAGTGCGGGGCCGCGTGGAGTATGACGACGAGGTGATCCATGTCATCGCCCACCACATGACCGATGCGACGCAAAGCCTTCACCAGCTGTCCGACGACATGCTGAACGCTCCGGTCGCCAGGGCGGATCACGTCAACTCGCCGCTTCCCGCGAAGTTCGGCCCGCGCGACAACCTGCGTGAAGGCAAGGACGATCCCCATGCCGGAACCGATGCAGAAAGGCCGCTGCCGGTGGAACCGTGGGAACCACCACCTGCAGGCAATCGTGAATGCGGTAATCATGGAGGGCATCCGCGAAACGTGCGGATCATTCCCAAGTCGAGGGATTTTCATTGA
- a CDS encoding alpha/beta hydrolase, producing the protein MTYFTTRDGTNIRYKELGEGRPIILIHGWPLSSDSWDPVMMAMADNGMRAIAYDRRGFGRSDHAKTGYDYDTFSDDLADLIAHLGLGDNIGLAGFSMGGGEIARYLSRHDGKGVSAVALVSSVVPYMLKTDDNPDGVPQSTFDEMTEGMKTDYRNFFTGFFQDFYGDGILSNKVSDQEKHWAWMTTMMSAKWATMQSAAAFATTDFRPDLASFTVPTLVIHGTKDQTVPIDATGRQVAEKVKGATLIEYDGQPHAVFATQTQRLSDDLVEFFTAN; encoded by the coding sequence ATGACGTATTTCACCACGCGCGACGGCACGAATATCCGGTACAAGGAACTGGGCGAAGGCCGTCCGATCATCCTGATCCATGGCTGGCCGCTTTCGAGCGACAGCTGGGACCCGGTCATGATGGCAATGGCCGACAATGGCATGCGGGCCATCGCATATGACCGCCGCGGTTTCGGTCGCAGCGACCACGCGAAGACCGGCTATGATTACGACACATTCAGCGACGACCTGGCCGATCTCATTGCTCACCTCGGACTTGGGGACAATATCGGTCTGGCCGGCTTTTCCATGGGTGGCGGCGAGATCGCCCGCTATCTGAGCCGTCATGACGGCAAGGGCGTGAGCGCGGTCGCCCTTGTCAGTTCGGTCGTGCCGTACATGCTGAAGACGGATGACAATCCCGACGGTGTGCCGCAATCGACCTTCGACGAGATGACCGAGGGGATGAAGACCGACTATCGCAATTTCTTCACGGGCTTTTTCCAGGACTTCTACGGCGATGGCATCCTGTCGAACAAGGTGAGCGACCAGGAGAAGCACTGGGCCTGGATGACCACGATGATGAGCGCCAAGTGGGCGACGATGCAGTCGGCCGCAGCATTCGCCACGACCGACTTCCGCCCCGACCTCGCCAGCTTCACCGTGCCGACGCTGGTGATCCACGGCACGAAGGACCAGACGGTGCCGATTGATGCCACCGGGCGCCAGGTGGCGGAGAAGGTCAAAGGTGCGACGCTTATCGAATATGACGGCCAGCCCCACGCCGTGTTCGCTACGCAGACACAGCGACTGAGCGACGACCTGGTCGAGTTCTTCACAGCCAACTGA
- a CDS encoding phosphoribosyl-AMP cyclohydrolase: protein MKILTTLIGTAMAVSPVAVMAQTGGQPVGTGQDLQPTEAQLQCITEQEVVAAQKAWGEGIVNIGKVYSAGGDYEKAAADHISEFYAYDQSLVLFKPTLASIEQFRPSFDGALSYFVGGNSSYPEDKGFAITPWTDVRWQNAGITNNICHMAVAMGNYYFTPADGGDEVKVEYTIGYIRDAEGDLRMTVHKSTIPYSGG, encoded by the coding sequence TTGAAAATTCTCACTACTCTTATCGGTACGGCCATGGCCGTCTCGCCCGTGGCAGTCATGGCCCAGACCGGCGGTCAGCCGGTCGGCACCGGACAGGATCTGCAGCCGACCGAGGCGCAGCTGCAGTGCATCACCGAACAGGAAGTGGTCGCCGCGCAGAAGGCTTGGGGCGAAGGTATCGTCAATATCGGCAAGGTCTATTCCGCTGGCGGCGACTACGAAAAGGCCGCAGCCGACCATATCAGCGAATTCTACGCCTATGATCAGAGCCTCGTCCTGTTCAAGCCGACGCTGGCGTCGATCGAGCAGTTCCGACCTTCTTTCGACGGGGCGCTGTCCTACTTCGTGGGCGGAAACTCGTCCTATCCGGAGGACAAGGGTTTTGCCATCACGCCATGGACCGATGTTCGCTGGCAGAATGCCGGGATTACCAACAACATCTGTCACATGGCCGTGGCGATGGGCAATTACTACTTCACGCCCGCTGACGGCGGCGACGAGGTGAAGGTGGAATACACCATCGGCTATATCCGCGATGCGGAAGGCGATTTGCGGATGACCGTGCACAAGTCGACCATCCCCTACAGCGGCGGCTAA
- a CDS encoding DNA polymerase Y family protein — MQPPSDPSTPPRRILSIWCARLALDRWRTALQCEPGEGADSEPVALINETAHGPRIDAANAAGVAGGARGGMMLADARTLCPQLRAVPGDPAGDRELLENLAAWSRRWGPWSALDPPDSLLVDVTAVAHLFGGEEKLLADARDCFVRRGLAVRLAIAPTAGAAWALSHYGRARTGEAGCILAPGDDIAMRLSDLPVAALRLDDDVLTVLRRLGLKTLGQMTGVEDGGNGRDAIQRRFRNRRSPAANPLIRMDQLTGRVPEPLLPVVPQDMPLAQRRLAEPIRHREALDHVLDDLAADMVRVLEGRGEGARRLELGLWRVDGEVTVRRLEFAAATRDAAHMCRLFAEKLDDIDAGFGIETMRLRASWSEPLDAAQADMEEAAQDHGTSLAACIDRLATRLGPRAVSRPVLHASHLPERAQRWRPALEAEPVHQQELRFHARPLKLLDRAEPIAVLYATPDGYPRRFQWRGNVHEVVRVEGPERIAPEWWREKSTVRLRDYYRIEDNSGRRYWIYRHGLIGDGRGGLPDWYLQGLCA; from the coding sequence ATGCAGCCGCCTTCCGATCCCTCGACCCCTCCGCGCCGCATCCTGTCGATCTGGTGTGCCCGCCTCGCGCTCGATCGCTGGCGCACGGCGCTGCAATGCGAACCCGGAGAAGGCGCGGATAGCGAACCGGTCGCGCTGATTAACGAAACGGCGCACGGCCCGCGGATCGATGCTGCCAATGCGGCAGGCGTCGCAGGTGGTGCGCGGGGCGGCATGATGCTGGCCGACGCCCGCACGCTCTGTCCGCAATTGCGCGCCGTTCCCGGCGACCCGGCAGGCGATCGCGAATTGCTGGAAAACCTGGCGGCATGGTCCCGCCGCTGGGGACCATGGTCGGCGCTGGACCCTCCCGACAGCCTCCTGGTCGACGTGACCGCTGTCGCGCACCTGTTCGGCGGCGAGGAAAAGCTGCTTGCCGATGCCCGCGACTGCTTCGTGCGGCGCGGCCTCGCCGTACGGCTCGCCATCGCTCCCACGGCAGGGGCGGCATGGGCGCTCTCGCATTACGGGCGGGCACGGACGGGCGAGGCGGGCTGCATCCTTGCACCGGGCGACGACATCGCCATGCGGCTGTCCGATCTGCCAGTCGCCGCGCTGAGGCTGGATGACGACGTGCTGACCGTGCTGCGCCGTCTTGGCCTCAAGACGCTGGGCCAGATGACCGGGGTGGAGGATGGCGGAAACGGACGCGACGCCATCCAGCGCCGGTTTCGCAACAGGCGCAGCCCGGCCGCCAATCCGCTGATCCGGATGGACCAGCTGACAGGCCGCGTGCCCGAACCGCTCTTGCCGGTGGTTCCGCAGGACATGCCGCTGGCACAGCGCCGGCTTGCAGAGCCGATCCGCCACCGGGAGGCGCTGGATCACGTGCTGGACGACCTGGCCGCAGACATGGTCCGAGTGCTGGAAGGGCGGGGCGAGGGCGCCCGCCGCCTGGAACTGGGCCTGTGGCGGGTCGATGGCGAGGTAACGGTGCGCCGGCTCGAATTCGCGGCCGCCACGCGCGATGCCGCGCATATGTGCCGCCTGTTTGCGGAAAAGCTGGACGATATCGATGCAGGTTTCGGGATCGAGACCATGCGCCTGCGTGCCAGCTGGTCGGAACCGCTGGACGCCGCACAGGCGGACATGGAAGAAGCCGCGCAGGATCACGGCACATCGCTGGCCGCCTGCATCGACCGCTTGGCCACACGGCTTGGGCCGCGGGCGGTTTCGCGGCCCGTTCTCCATGCCAGCCACCTGCCCGAACGGGCACAGCGCTGGAGGCCGGCGCTGGAAGCGGAGCCGGTGCATCAGCAGGAGCTGCGTTTTCACGCTCGCCCTCTGAAACTGCTGGACCGGGCAGAGCCGATCGCGGTGTTGTATGCCACGCCCGACGGTTATCCCCGCCGCTTCCAGTGGCGCGGGAATGTCCACGAAGTCGTGCGGGTAGAGGGGCCGGAGCGCATTGCGCCCGAATGGTGGCGTGAGAAATCGACCGTGCGCCTGCGCGATTATTACAGGATCGAGGACAATTCCGGCCGCCGTTACTGGATATACCGCCATGGCCTGATCGGCGACGGCCGTGGCGGATTGCCGGACTGGTACCTGCAGGGACTCTGCGCCTGA
- a CDS encoding putative DNA modification/repair radical SAM protein, whose protein sequence is MAVLPILDRLEILADAAKYDASCASSGTAKKNSIEGKGIGSTEGMGICHAYAPDGRCISLLKVLLTNHCIFDCHYCINRKSSNVRRARFTPQEVADLTLSFYRRNYIEGLFLSSGIVKSSNHTMEQLVETARILREEHDFRGYIHLKTIPEADPELVHQAGLYADRVSINVELPTDSGLTRLAPDKDARQIEGAMGGMKSSIVEAKDARKRFKHAPRFAPAGQSTQMIVGADTASDADIVGKASRLYDNFRLRRVYYSAFSPIPDASAVLPLKRPPLIREHRLYQSDWLMRFYQYKPGEIMQATEADGNLPLDIDPKLAWALKFRDWFPVDVNRATKEQLLRVPGLGVKGVHRILAARRHRTLRLDDVAKLCVSLGKVRPFIVTCDWRPTTLTDRADLRRLLAPREEQLELFAA, encoded by the coding sequence ATGGCTGTTCTGCCCATCCTCGACCGACTCGAAATCCTGGCCGACGCGGCGAAGTACGATGCGTCATGCGCGTCGTCCGGCACGGCGAAGAAGAACAGTATCGAGGGCAAGGGTATCGGCTCTACGGAAGGTATGGGCATCTGCCATGCTTATGCGCCCGACGGGCGGTGTATCAGCCTGCTCAAGGTGCTGCTGACCAATCACTGCATCTTCGATTGCCATTACTGCATCAATCGCAAGAGCTCGAACGTGCGCCGCGCGCGTTTCACACCGCAGGAGGTCGCCGACCTCACGCTGAGCTTCTACCGCCGCAACTATATAGAAGGGCTGTTCCTTTCCTCCGGCATCGTGAAAAGTTCGAACCACACGATGGAGCAATTGGTGGAAACCGCGCGTATCCTGCGGGAAGAACACGATTTTCGCGGTTACATCCACCTCAAGACCATCCCCGAAGCGGATCCGGAACTGGTCCATCAGGCGGGGCTTTATGCCGACCGCGTTTCCATCAATGTCGAATTGCCCACCGATAGCGGACTGACCCGGCTCGCACCGGACAAGGACGCGCGCCAGATCGAGGGGGCGATGGGCGGCATGAAGTCTTCGATCGTCGAGGCGAAGGATGCGAGGAAACGCTTCAAGCATGCGCCGCGCTTTGCACCTGCCGGCCAGTCGACCCAGATGATCGTCGGCGCGGACACGGCAAGCGATGCGGATATCGTGGGCAAGGCCAGCCGGCTGTACGACAATTTCCGCCTGCGCCGGGTGTATTACAGCGCCTTCAGCCCGATCCCCGATGCCAGTGCCGTCCTGCCGTTGAAGCGGCCGCCGCTGATCCGCGAGCACCGGCTCTACCAGTCCGACTGGTTGATGCGGTTCTACCAGTACAAGCCGGGCGAAATCATGCAGGCGACGGAAGCCGACGGGAACCTGCCGCTCGACATCGATCCCAAGCTGGCCTGGGCGCTGAAATTCCGTGATTGGTTCCCGGTCGATGTGAACCGCGCGACGAAAGAGCAATTGCTGCGCGTGCCGGGGCTGGGTGTGAAGGGCGTGCACCGCATTCTGGCGGCACGACGTCATCGTACCCTTCGGCTCGACGATGTGGCGAAGCTGTGCGTCTCGCTCGGCAAGGTGCGACCGTTCATCGTGACCTGCGACTGGCGCCCGACCACTCTGACGGACCGCGCGGACCTGCGCCGTCTCCTCGCCCCGCGTGAGGAGCAGCTGGAGCTGTTCGCGGCATGA
- a CDS encoding extensin family protein yields the protein MSRLQGPWGISRRIGDFALDRRFLSLLLVLAVGLGAKAWLQDNPQHDPWAPLDLRDPPGWATDTKLATLADDPAQCRAVLERSEVAFSALEPVGEGACRREDRTLLGEYPYASPTPPTTCPVAIAMQLWLERAVQPAARAAFGRDVTRIEHFGAYSCRRLYGRDDGPWSEHATGNAVDIAGFVLEDGTRVSVLRDWDGEGERAAFLREVRDAACTGFSTVLSPDYNAAHRDHFHFDRAPRRIGGVCR from the coding sequence TTGAGCAGATTACAAGGGCCCTGGGGCATTTCCCGCAGGATCGGCGACTTCGCACTCGACCGGCGTTTCCTGTCGCTCCTGCTCGTGCTTGCCGTCGGCCTCGGAGCCAAGGCCTGGTTGCAGGACAATCCGCAGCACGATCCATGGGCCCCGCTGGACCTTCGCGACCCGCCGGGCTGGGCGACCGATACCAAATTGGCGACGCTGGCAGATGACCCTGCGCAGTGCCGGGCAGTGCTCGAGCGTAGCGAGGTCGCCTTTTCTGCGCTCGAGCCGGTGGGCGAGGGAGCCTGCCGAAGGGAAGACCGGACCTTGCTGGGCGAATATCCCTACGCCTCGCCGACGCCGCCGACGACGTGTCCCGTGGCAATCGCCATGCAATTATGGCTGGAGCGCGCAGTGCAGCCCGCAGCTCGCGCGGCGTTCGGTCGGGACGTGACCCGTATCGAGCACTTCGGGGCTTATAGCTGTCGCCGTCTTTATGGACGGGACGACGGACCATGGAGCGAGCATGCAACCGGGAATGCGGTCGATATTGCCGGGTTCGTCCTCGAGGACGGGACCCGGGTCTCCGTATTGCGGGACTGGGACGGAGAAGGCGAGCGCGCCGCTTTCCTGCGCGAAGTCCGCGATGCCGCGTGCACGGGTTTCAGCACCGTGCTTTCACCCGACTATAACGCCGCCCACCGCGACCACTTCCATTTCGATCGCGCACCGCGCCGGATTGGCGGGGTCTGCCGCTAG